A genomic segment from Paraburkholderia hayleyella encodes:
- a CDS encoding UvrD-helicase domain-containing protein, whose protein sequence is MPDLLANLNPEQHAAVTLPNEPALILAGAGSGKTRVLITRIAWLIQQRLASPGTILAVTFTNKAAREMLARLSALLPLDPRGMWIGTFHGLCNRMLRAHYRDAGLPSTFQILDTADQLSALKRLLKGLNVDDEKYPAKQLQYFINNAKEQGLRPPNVEANDAFNRKFVELYEAYEQQCQREGVVDFAELLLRCYELLAHNPPLRAHYQARFTHILVDEFQDTNKLQYAWLKMLAGQNSPVFAVGDDDQSIYAFRGANVGNMRDFEHEFSVRHLIKLEQNYRSHGHILDTANHLIAHNARRLGKNLRTDAGHGEPVRVYEAASDSEEAGWITEEIKALIHSGASRSEIAVLYRSNAQSRAIEHALMSAGIAYRVYGGLRFFERQEIKHALAYLRLIDNPNDDTAFLRVVNFPTRGIGARSVEQLADAARLHNCALAAAIPYVMGKAGTSLGGFAGLIAHMRAETQAMSLPQTVEYVVRASGLEVFYQNEREGQDRLENLQELVTAATAFVSEEGYGRETPARSIPLRPGASAAPELTALSTDAEVEVFAAAGPGDPAQNPDTMTPLAGFLSHASLEAGDNQAQAGQDAVQLMTVHAAKGLEFTAVFITGLEEGLFPHENSALESDGLEEERRLMYVAITRAKERLYLSFAQSRMLHGQTRYNIRSRFFDELPSETLKWLTTKVEAGSRWGGRPGNAGYGRDWFTRSNPRQEAYAGSAEVNAPLPAFAHAQRAAESGFRVGQAVFHTKFGEGTITALEGGGTDAKAQVKFKRHGEKWLALAVAKLQAVE, encoded by the coding sequence ATGCCCGATCTGCTCGCCAACCTGAACCCCGAACAACACGCCGCTGTCACCTTGCCCAATGAGCCCGCGCTGATCCTGGCGGGCGCGGGCAGCGGCAAGACCCGCGTGCTAATTACACGCATCGCGTGGCTGATCCAGCAGCGGCTCGCATCGCCTGGCACGATTCTCGCGGTGACATTCACCAACAAGGCGGCCCGCGAAATGCTCGCGCGCCTCTCGGCGCTGCTGCCGCTCGATCCGCGCGGGATGTGGATTGGCACCTTCCACGGCCTGTGCAACCGCATGCTGCGCGCGCATTACCGCGATGCCGGGTTGCCCTCCACCTTCCAGATTCTCGATACCGCCGATCAGCTCTCCGCGCTCAAACGCCTGCTGAAGGGCCTGAATGTCGATGACGAAAAATATCCCGCGAAGCAGCTCCAGTACTTCATCAACAACGCCAAGGAGCAGGGCCTGCGGCCGCCCAACGTCGAGGCCAACGATGCCTTCAACCGCAAGTTCGTCGAGCTCTACGAAGCTTACGAGCAGCAATGCCAGCGCGAAGGCGTGGTCGATTTCGCCGAACTGCTGCTGCGCTGCTACGAACTGCTGGCACACAATCCGCCGCTGCGCGCCCATTACCAGGCGCGTTTTACGCACATTCTCGTCGACGAGTTCCAGGACACCAACAAGCTGCAATACGCCTGGCTCAAAATGCTGGCGGGGCAAAACAGCCCGGTATTTGCCGTGGGCGATGACGATCAGTCGATCTACGCGTTTCGCGGTGCCAACGTCGGCAACATGCGCGACTTCGAACACGAATTCAGCGTGCGGCATCTGATCAAGCTCGAACAGAACTACCGCTCGCACGGCCATATTCTCGATACCGCTAATCACCTGATCGCGCACAACGCCCGGCGGCTCGGTAAAAATTTGCGCACCGATGCCGGGCATGGCGAGCCGGTGCGCGTGTACGAAGCCGCGAGCGATTCGGAAGAAGCGGGCTGGATCACCGAAGAGATCAAGGCGCTGATTCACTCGGGCGCCTCGCGCAGCGAGATCGCGGTGCTGTATCGCAGTAACGCGCAATCGCGCGCGATCGAGCATGCCCTGATGAGTGCGGGCATCGCCTATCGCGTGTATGGCGGGCTGCGTTTTTTCGAGCGCCAGGAAATCAAGCACGCGCTGGCGTATCTGCGTCTGATCGATAACCCGAACGATGACACCGCGTTTCTGCGCGTCGTCAATTTTCCGACGCGCGGCATTGGCGCGCGTTCGGTCGAGCAACTCGCGGACGCCGCACGCTTGCATAACTGCGCGCTGGCCGCAGCCATTCCCTATGTGATGGGCAAAGCGGGGACGAGCCTGGGCGGCTTCGCGGGCCTGATTGCGCACATGCGCGCCGAAACCCAGGCGATGAGCTTGCCGCAGACCGTTGAATACGTGGTGCGCGCCAGCGGGCTCGAGGTGTTTTATCAGAACGAACGCGAAGGCCAGGACCGGCTGGAAAACTTGCAGGAGCTGGTAACGGCCGCGACGGCTTTCGTCAGCGAAGAAGGCTATGGCCGCGAGACGCCCGCGCGTTCGATTCCGCTGCGCCCAGGTGCGAGTGCCGCGCCTGAACTCACGGCGCTCAGTACGGATGCCGAAGTGGAAGTGTTCGCGGCGGCCGGCCCCGGCGACCCGGCGCAAAACCCCGACACGATGACGCCGCTCGCCGGTTTTTTGTCGCATGCCTCGCTTGAGGCGGGCGACAACCAGGCGCAGGCGGGCCAGGACGCGGTGCAACTGATGACGGTGCACGCGGCCAAAGGGCTCGAATTTACGGCTGTGTTTATCACCGGGCTGGAAGAGGGGCTCTTTCCTCACGAAAACAGCGCACTTGAAAGCGATGGCCTGGAAGAGGAGCGGCGCCTGATGTACGTGGCGATCACGCGGGCCAAGGAGCGCTTGTATCTGTCGTTTGCGCAAAGCCGGATGCTGCATGGCCAGACACGCTACAACATCCGCTCGCGCTTTTTCGATGAACTCCCCAGCGAGACGCTCAAATGGCTCACGACGAAAGTCGAAGCGGGCTCACGCTGGGGCGGCCGCCCGGGTAACGCGGGCTACGGCCGCGACTGGTTCACCCGGTCCAATCCGCGTCAGGAGGCCTACGCGGGCAGCGCGGAAGTCAATGCGCCTTTGCCCGCTTTCGCCCATGCGCAGCGCGCGGCGGAAAGCGGCTTTCGTGTCGGCCAGGCGGTCTTCCATACGAAGTTCGGTGAGGGCACGATTACGGCGCTCGAAGGCGGCGGCACCGATGCCAAGGCCCAGGTCAAGTTCAAGCGGCACGGCGAGAAATGGCTGGCGCTGGCGGTGGCCAAACTCCAGGCGGTGGAATGA